From the Solanum stenotomum isolate F172 chromosome 4, ASM1918654v1, whole genome shotgun sequence genome, one window contains:
- the LOC125862466 gene encoding nuclear pore complex protein NUP54 isoform X1: MFGAQPSSAFGTPSFGTPSSTPSFGTPSSTPAFGTPSTSSFGNGFGSALFSTPFSQQSQPQPQPQPHQQQQTSLFQTPQSSSPFSFSTPLSTATQAQSSPFGSSFPFANAQLTTQMAPVAPLPFSLADRDIQAIVDAYKEEPGNPKYAFKHLLSSVTEPQYRTKPAGVSDIMWAEAMGKLEGMESTDRERLWPQLVHGFKDLSQRLKLQDEVIVSDAERLQMTQNNVKMLQRHFQADTLPWIERMRHKEQGLQRRLLRVMRILEALEGKGCRLPLMKGEAELAEKLAAILRQLKGSGAELSRRVQNLLTICRVQNGLGGGSVYLPGSTKIHEQSLTDMQEVLQQQTEAIGRLGNVLKRDIRDVEIIMAEETEMMEG; this comes from the exons ATGTTCGGAGCTCAGCCCTCCTCCGCCTTCGGTACTCCATCATTCGGCACACCTTCGTCAACCCCATCATTCGGCACACCTTCGTCAACCCCAGCATTCGGCACGCCGTCAACTTCATCATTTGGCAATGGTTTTGGATCGGCACTATTTTCAACACCATTTTCACAGCAGTCACAGCCACAGCCACAGCCACAGCCACATCAACAGCAACAAACTTCCTTATTTCAAACACCTCAGAGTTCGTCCCCTTTCAGCTTTTCCACACCCTTGAGTACTGCTACACAGGCCCAATCCAGTCCATTTGGTAGTTCCTTTCCATTTGCAAATGCTCAGTTGACTACTCAGATGGCTCCCGTGGCTCCACTCCCCTTTTCTCTCGCTGATAGGGATATACAA GCAATTGTTGATGCGTACAAGGAGGAGCCTGGTAACCCTAAATATGCTTTCAAG CATCTTTTGTCCAGTGTGACGGAACCTCAATATAGGACGAAACCTGCAGGGGTATCTGAT ATAATGTGGGCAGAGGCAATGGGCAAACTTGAAGGCATGGAGAGTACTGACCGTGAGCGCCTGTggcctcaacttgttcacggcTTCAAGGATCTTTCCCAACGGCTCAAG CTTCAAGATGAAGTCATAGTTTCAGATGCTGAGAGGCTGCAAATGACGCAGAACAATGTGAAAATG TTGCAAAGGCATTTCCAAGCTGATACCCTTCCTTGGATTGAAAGAATGAGACACAAAGAGCAAGGTCTTCAAAGACGCCTTTTGAGG GTGATGAGAATACTAGAGGCACTTGAAGGTAAAGGTTGTCGATTGCCTTTGATGAAAGGAGAAGCTGAATTGGCAGAGAAGTTGGCAGCCATCTTGAGACAG TTAAAAGGTTCTGGAGCAGAACTTTCTAGGAGGGTTCAGAATCTGCTCACCATATGTCGTGTTCAAAATGGCCTTGGAGGTGGTTCTGTTTATCTCCCTGGTTCAACCAAGATCCATGAGCAGAGTCTTACTGACATGCAGGAG
- the LOC125862466 gene encoding nuclear pore complex protein NUP54 isoform X2: protein MFGAQPSSAFGTPSFGTPSSTPSFGTPSSTPAFGTPSTSSFGNGFGSALFSTPFSQQSQPQPQPQPHQQQQTSLFQTPQSSSPFSFSTPLSTATQAQSSPFGSSFPFANAQLTTQMAPVAPLPFSLADRDIQAIVDAYKEEPGNPKYAFKHLLSSVTEPQYRTKPAGVSDIMWAEAMGKLEGMESTDRERLWPQLVHGFKDLSQRLKLQDEVIVSDAERLQMTQNNVKMLQRHFQADTLPWIERMRHKEQGLQRRLLRVMRILEALEGKGCRLPLMKGEAELAEKLAAILRQLKGSGAELSRRVQNLLTICRVQNGLGGGSVYLPGSTKIHEQSLTDMQETFGHAIWDDDFKFQILQRAGFDVPYFLKCKT from the exons ATGTTCGGAGCTCAGCCCTCCTCCGCCTTCGGTACTCCATCATTCGGCACACCTTCGTCAACCCCATCATTCGGCACACCTTCGTCAACCCCAGCATTCGGCACGCCGTCAACTTCATCATTTGGCAATGGTTTTGGATCGGCACTATTTTCAACACCATTTTCACAGCAGTCACAGCCACAGCCACAGCCACAGCCACATCAACAGCAACAAACTTCCTTATTTCAAACACCTCAGAGTTCGTCCCCTTTCAGCTTTTCCACACCCTTGAGTACTGCTACACAGGCCCAATCCAGTCCATTTGGTAGTTCCTTTCCATTTGCAAATGCTCAGTTGACTACTCAGATGGCTCCCGTGGCTCCACTCCCCTTTTCTCTCGCTGATAGGGATATACAA GCAATTGTTGATGCGTACAAGGAGGAGCCTGGTAACCCTAAATATGCTTTCAAG CATCTTTTGTCCAGTGTGACGGAACCTCAATATAGGACGAAACCTGCAGGGGTATCTGAT ATAATGTGGGCAGAGGCAATGGGCAAACTTGAAGGCATGGAGAGTACTGACCGTGAGCGCCTGTggcctcaacttgttcacggcTTCAAGGATCTTTCCCAACGGCTCAAG CTTCAAGATGAAGTCATAGTTTCAGATGCTGAGAGGCTGCAAATGACGCAGAACAATGTGAAAATG TTGCAAAGGCATTTCCAAGCTGATACCCTTCCTTGGATTGAAAGAATGAGACACAAAGAGCAAGGTCTTCAAAGACGCCTTTTGAGG GTGATGAGAATACTAGAGGCACTTGAAGGTAAAGGTTGTCGATTGCCTTTGATGAAAGGAGAAGCTGAATTGGCAGAGAAGTTGGCAGCCATCTTGAGACAG TTAAAAGGTTCTGGAGCAGAACTTTCTAGGAGGGTTCAGAATCTGCTCACCATATGTCGTGTTCAAAATGGCCTTGGAGGTGGTTCTGTTTATCTCCCTGGTTCAACCAAGATCCATGAGCAGAGTCTTACTGACATGCAGGAG acgtttggacatgcaatttggGATGATGATTTCAAATTCCAAATTCTTCAAAGAGCAGGATTTGATGttccatattttttaaaatgtaaaacttgA